Below is a window of Culturomica massiliensis DNA.
GCTTATGCGCCGGTATATTCCGAACCGATGAGTCAGGGTACACGCTGCCGTCAGTTAGCGACCTACATTATTTTTGAATCCCCTTTGAATATGTTGTGTGACAATCCCAGCAACTACCTCCGTGAAAAAGAATCCCTGGAATTTATCGCCGGCATACCCGTTATCTGGGACGAAACACGTGTTCTGGAAGGGAAAATCGGAGAATACGTAACCATTGCCCGGCGTAAAGGTGCAAACTGGTATATCGGAGGCCTGACCAACTGGACCCCCCGGGAAACGACGCTCGATCTCAATTTCTTAGGTAACGATAAATATCAGGCTATCCTCTTTAAAGACGGTATAAATGCAGACCGTAGCGGAAGAGACTACAAGCGGGAGGAATTCGAATTGACAACGGATAAGCAAATTGTTATACAGGAAGCTCCGGGAGGCGGATTTGCCTTGGTACTGAAGAAAACCGAATAGGATTTAAAATTTACGATCGTTTTTTCGGAACAGGGAGAATTGGAAGTCCGGTCTAAATTCTACAATTCAATCGTTGAATTTATTTCGTTTGCGTAAAAAAATATATTTCTTTTCACAGAACTAAACCTAAAATCAGATAATTTCGTATTATCGAACGAAAAGAATGTTTATTTTTCTGCACACATATATATGATTGATTTTAAACCAATTACCCTAAAAGATAAAAACCTCATTACTTCATATACGCTGACTTACGCTCCACAGGATTGTGATTTTTCATTTGCTAATTTGTGCGCGTGGCATTTCAGTAATGACAGTAGCTTCGCCGAGGTTGAAAATTGTCTGGTCATCCGTTTTCGTATGGAAGACAACCGAGTCATTTACCTAATGCCTATCGGACAAGGTAACATCATGCATGTCATCGACCTGTTGGAACGGGAAGCTTCAGCAGAAGGTCAGCCTTTACGATTGCAAGGTCCTTATCCGGACACCCGGGATAAACTCGAAAAATACTATCCGACACTTTTCGAATATGATATACACCGGGATTATGCCGATTACATCTATAGCCGCTCGGCATTAGCGGAATTGAAAGGGAAATATTACCAACCCAAGAGAAACCATGTCAACAAATTTGTAAAAGAGCACGTATATCGTTATACAATGCTGACACCGGAGATGCTGCCTCAATGTCTCGAACTTGAATCCCGTTGGTGCATGGAGCACGACTACGTCGTACAGGCAAGCATGAAAGCCGAACGCCGGGCATTGACCTATAACATCCATCACTATGAAGAACTAGGGCTTTTGGGCGGAGCGATATGGGTCGGTGATAAAATGCTTGCCTTCACCTTCGGCTCTCCGGTCAATGAAACCACATTTGCAACACATGTTGAAAAAGCCACGATGAAAATAGACGGTACATACAGCATCATCAATAAAGAATTTGCCGCCCATCTTCCGGAGCAATATCTCTATATCAACCGGGAAGAAGACCTCGGTCTTCCGGGATTACGTCAGGCAAAACTCTCATACCATCCTGACATATTATTGGAAAAATGCATAGCGATAAAAAAATAGAAACACTCAAAGAAGGTACGATTAACCTTTGGCGCATTTGCTTCAATGACACGGAGGAATTTATCCGTTTTTATTTCGAACGGAAATACAAGGATGAAAATACAATCGGTATTGAAGAAAACGGACAAATCGTTTCCGTCCTGCAAATGCTTCCTTATACAATGACCTGGAATCAGCAAGAAGTTCCGGTTTCTTATATTTCCGGGGCATCGACACATCCCGATGCCCGTAATAAAGGATTGATGCAAAAACTGCTGACGGAAGCGTTTTTCACCATGAAAAACCGGAAATTCATTTTCAGCATACTGATTCCCCAGGAGGATTGGTTATACGACTATTACAGCCAGGCGGGTTATGCTCCGGTGTTCCGGTACACATCCGAAAATTATTATTTACCCGTCTACCATAAGCATCCTGCCGTAACTGCACTGACCGCTGCACAAACGCTCGCACAACGCCAGGAATTATACAAGTATTTCAACCGGAATATGCTACGTCGTCCCAATTGCGTACAGCATTCCTCCGAAGACTTCGATATCATTCTGGAAGACTTATACCTTTCAGGCGGAAGCTTACTGGTATTCCGGCATCCTTCGGGACAACCGGGTGGAATGGCATTCACTCTTCCCACCACGGATAATATCCGGATCAACGAATTACTGTATGATTCCGAAGAAGAGAAAAGTGCTCTGTTAAATACAGCGGCCGGAATATGGCATACGAATGAGATCAGCTGTAAAGTGCCGGCACGTTCCGGACACAGCAGCCGCAGAGGAATGGCACGGATCATCGACGCCCGCCAAGTACTCGGTATCTATGCGGCCAATCATCCCCATCAATCTGTCCTGCTTTTTTTATCCGACAAGCAGCTTCCTTTTAACAACGGATATTACCGGTTGAAAAACGGTCAGGTTTTCCGGACGGGCGCAGGTGTACAACGTCCTGATCTATCATTGGATATACAGGAACTAACCCAACTTGTTTTCCATTATCCGGCCTATATCAGCCTGATGCTGGATTAGTTCGTTTAAAACCATTTTTGACTTTTTCGGGTCAAATATTGTCTTTCTCATAGAATTTAACTAATTTCGTATGTTAATATAATAGTGAATTCTAACACGGCATACAAACTATGGAGCAAGACAACACGTTACTGAACGAAGAATTGAACAATACTTCCGAAGTACCAGCAAACGAAACGGAAAGCAATGTTCCGGAACAATTATCGTCAGAAACCGCAGAATCTCCGGATAAACCTGAAATCCCGAATGTAGATTTCACGTTATTGAGTACCCAGGAGATTGTTTCTGAATTACAAAAACTGATAGAGCAATACGCTCCGGGGCAAATAAAGACCGATCATCTTCCGGACATATTCGAGAAGCAGTATCAGAAAGAATTCGATCAGGCATTGGCAGACTTTACCGCCGACGGGACTCCTGCCACCGATTTCAAATACAAAAACGATGCCAAGGAGAAATTTTACAACCTCTGTAAAAGTCTGAAAGACAAAAAGGTGGCAATGGCTAAACAAACAGAGGCTGAACGGGAAAAGAATCTGGAGATCAAGCTTCAGCTAATCGAAGAATTGAAGGAACTCGTTCAAAAAGAGGAAGCTCTCAATAAAACATTCCAGGAATTCAAAGACATACAGGAACGCTGGCGGAATACCGGGCTTGTTCCTCAAGGCCAGGTAAATAACTTACTTGAAACCTACCATCATCACGTAGAAAATTTCTACAATTACATCAAGATCAATAAAGAATTACGGGATCTGGATTTAAAGAAAAATCTGGATGCCAAAATCAAACTCTGCGAAGAAGCCGAACAACTGATTGAGAAAAACGACATAAACGAAGCATTCAAACAATTACAGTTTTTGCATGCCCAATGGAAAGAGATCGGTCCGATCCCCAAAGAACAGCAAGAACCTATCTGGGAGCGTTTTAAAGCGGCCACCGGCAAAATCAATGAAAGCTACCACAATTTTTTCGAGACCTTAAAGCAAGAACAGGAAAATAACCTGAAAGTAAAAGAAGAAATCTGTGAAAAAGCAGCGGTTATTGCTGCTGCCGAATACAACGGAATTGCCGAATGGAATAACGGAGCCAAAGCGTTGCTTGATTTACAGGAAGAATGGAAACATTCCGGAACGGTTCCCCAAAAAGAACGCAACCGGATATTCAAAACTTTCCGGGCCTCCTGTGACGAATTTTTCAATCGCAAACGGGAATTTTACAAGCAAATGTTGGTTGACCAGGAAAAAAACCTGGAATTGAAAATCAAACTATGTGAAAAAGTAGAGGCTATCCAGGACAGCACGGAGTGGAAGACCACCACGGACAGAATTATTTCTTATCAAAAAGAATGGAAGAAAATCGGACCAGCACCCCGCAAATATTCCAATAAGGTCTGGATGCGCTTCCGGGCAGCCTGTGACACCTTCTTCAACAATAAAAAGGCTCATTTTAAAGATATCGATTCCGAACAGGAAAAAAATATGGAACTGAAAAAAGCCTTACTGGAAGAAGTAAAACAATTTACATTGTCCGAAAATACGGAAGCAAACATTCAAAAGCTGAAAGACTTCCAGACCCGCTGGAATGAAATCGGTTATGTTCCGATCAAATTCAAAGATTCCCTCCAGGATGAATTCAGGAATGCCATCAACACGTATTTCGATAAAATGAACCTGGACGAATTCGATAAAAATCTGGAAAAATACAGGGCGAAAATCAATGCACTGGATACAGATGAAAACAAAGAATTCAAAATCATCAATGAACGGGAGAAATTAGTTATAAAAATCAGACAGTTGGAAACAGATATCAATACCTGGGAAAACAACATCGGGTTCATAGCAAAATCCAATAAATCGGAAGGCTTGATCCGGGAGCTGAAAAATAAAATCGAAAAGACAAAACAACGCCTGGCTTTATTACAGGAAAAATTAAAAGCCCTCGATACATTGATTTAAAACACAATAAATGTGAAAATGCAGAGTTTACCCTCTGCATTTTTCGTTCATTTTCCCGCCCTTCTTTTCACTTTTCACTTTTAAATTTATTACCTTTGTCACTTTGATTGAAAAGACTAAAAATTCTGAATCGTGTCAACAAAGTATGTATTCGTTACCGGAGGTGTAGCCTCCTCGTTAGGAAAAGGTATTATCGCCTCCTCTCTGGCAAAATTGCTTCAGGCAAGGGGATATAAAGTAGCTAATCAAAAACTGGATCCATATATTAATATCGACCCAGGTACCCTCAATCCTTACGAACACGGAGAATGCTATGTCACGAACGATGGCGCTGAAACCGACCTGGATCTCGGACATTACGAACGTTTTACCGGCTGTCCGACCTCGCAGGCAAACAACATTACTACGGGAAGGATCTACCAAAACGTCATCAACAAAGAAAGAAGGGGGGATTACTTGGGAAAAACCGTTCAGATCGTACCCCACGTTACCGACGAAATCAAACGAAACATCAAATTATTGGGCAGCAAAGGTGAATACGACGTTGTCATTACCGAAATCGGCGGCACGGTCGGTGACATCGAATCTTTACCTTTTCTCGAAGCAGTTCGCCAGCTCAGATGGGAACTGGGAGAAAAATCGGTATTGATTCATTTGACACTGGTGCCCTACCTGTCCGCTTCCGGCGAATTGAAAACCAAACCGACACAACATTCTGTAAAATCGCTGTTGGAAATCGGAGTACAACCCGATATTCTGGTACTGCGTACGGAGCACAAGTTAAACAGTGATCTCAAACGGAAGGTCGCTTTATTCTGTAATGTACAACCGGAAGCCGTCATCGAATCGATAGATGTTTCTACGATCTATGAAGTGCCGATTAAGATGGAAGAGGAAAAACTGGATGAGATTGTTCTCGAAAAACTGGACCTTCCTCTTAACAGTGAGCCGGATCTCGATTCCTGGAAAAAATTCTTGTATAAATTAAAGAACTACCGTCAGGAAGTACAAATCGGTCTGGTCGGCAAATACGTAGAATTACACGATGCCTATAAATCCATTTCAGAGGCTTTTATTCATGCCGGAGCCGTCAATGACTGCAAAGTAAATATCCATTGGATTCACAGTGAAGCCCTGAATGAAGCAAATGTTGAAGCAACACTGAAAGATCTGCACGGAATTTTGGTTGCTCCCGGTTTCGGCCACCGGGGTATTAACGGCAAGCTGACAGCTATTCACTATGCCCGGACCAACAATATCCCTTTCTTCGGTATTTGCCTGGGCATGCAAATGGCAGTCATTGAATTTGCCCGCAATGTACTGAATCTGGAAGGTGCCGATTCGACCGAGATAGCGGCAAAAACCAAATATCCGGTAATCGATCTTATGGACAGCCAGAAAGATATAACGGAAAAAGGGGGAACGATGCGGCTCGGGGCTTACAAATGCGAACTGAAAGAAGGTTCTAAGGCTTATGA
It encodes the following:
- a CDS encoding DUF2156 domain-containing protein, encoding MIDFKPITLKDKNLITSYTLTYAPQDCDFSFANLCAWHFSNDSSFAEVENCLVIRFRMEDNRVIYLMPIGQGNIMHVIDLLEREASAEGQPLRLQGPYPDTRDKLEKYYPTLFEYDIHRDYADYIYSRSALAELKGKYYQPKRNHVNKFVKEHVYRYTMLTPEMLPQCLELESRWCMEHDYVVQASMKAERRALTYNIHHYEELGLLGGAIWVGDKMLAFTFGSPVNETTFATHVEKATMKIDGTYSIINKEFAAHLPEQYLYINREEDLGLPGLRQAKLSYHPDILLEKCIAIKK
- a CDS encoding CTP synthase, translated to MSTKYVFVTGGVASSLGKGIIASSLAKLLQARGYKVANQKLDPYINIDPGTLNPYEHGECYVTNDGAETDLDLGHYERFTGCPTSQANNITTGRIYQNVINKERRGDYLGKTVQIVPHVTDEIKRNIKLLGSKGEYDVVITEIGGTVGDIESLPFLEAVRQLRWELGEKSVLIHLTLVPYLSASGELKTKPTQHSVKSLLEIGVQPDILVLRTEHKLNSDLKRKVALFCNVQPEAVIESIDVSTIYEVPIKMEEEKLDEIVLEKLDLPLNSEPDLDSWKKFLYKLKNYRQEVQIGLVGKYVELHDAYKSISEAFIHAGAVNDCKVNIHWIHSEALNEANVEATLKDLHGILVAPGFGHRGINGKLTAIHYARTNNIPFFGICLGMQMAVIEFARNVLNLEGADSTEIAAKTKYPVIDLMDSQKDITEKGGTMRLGAYKCELKEGSKAYEAYGQKTIEERHRHRYEFNNEYKEAFEKAGMITTGINPDTGLTEIIEIPGHKWFVGTQFHPEYKSTVIKPHPLFVAFIKACIS
- a CDS encoding GNAT family N-acetyltransferase: MHSDKKIETLKEGTINLWRICFNDTEEFIRFYFERKYKDENTIGIEENGQIVSVLQMLPYTMTWNQQEVPVSYISGASTHPDARNKGLMQKLLTEAFFTMKNRKFIFSILIPQEDWLYDYYSQAGYAPVFRYTSENYYLPVYHKHPAVTALTAAQTLAQRQELYKYFNRNMLRRPNCVQHSSEDFDIILEDLYLSGGSLLVFRHPSGQPGGMAFTLPTTDNIRINELLYDSEEEKSALLNTAAGIWHTNEISCKVPARSGHSSRRGMARIIDARQVLGIYAANHPHQSVLLFLSDKQLPFNNGYYRLKNGQVFRTGAGVQRPDLSLDIQELTQLVFHYPAYISLMLD
- a CDS encoding DUF349 domain-containing protein, with translation MEQDNTLLNEELNNTSEVPANETESNVPEQLSSETAESPDKPEIPNVDFTLLSTQEIVSELQKLIEQYAPGQIKTDHLPDIFEKQYQKEFDQALADFTADGTPATDFKYKNDAKEKFYNLCKSLKDKKVAMAKQTEAEREKNLEIKLQLIEELKELVQKEEALNKTFQEFKDIQERWRNTGLVPQGQVNNLLETYHHHVENFYNYIKINKELRDLDLKKNLDAKIKLCEEAEQLIEKNDINEAFKQLQFLHAQWKEIGPIPKEQQEPIWERFKAATGKINESYHNFFETLKQEQENNLKVKEEICEKAAVIAAAEYNGIAEWNNGAKALLDLQEEWKHSGTVPQKERNRIFKTFRASCDEFFNRKREFYKQMLVDQEKNLELKIKLCEKVEAIQDSTEWKTTTDRIISYQKEWKKIGPAPRKYSNKVWMRFRAACDTFFNNKKAHFKDIDSEQEKNMELKKALLEEVKQFTLSENTEANIQKLKDFQTRWNEIGYVPIKFKDSLQDEFRNAINTYFDKMNLDEFDKNLEKYRAKINALDTDENKEFKIINEREKLVIKIRQLETDINTWENNIGFIAKSNKSEGLIRELKNKIEKTKQRLALLQEKLKALDTLI